The DNA segment ctctctaccctTTTAGGGTTTCTCAAACCTTTTAGTATACTAGAGTGTCTTCGTGAGCTCTAGAAAGAATCAGAAACTACAGACTAcagtgtttttgttttgttttttccttCAGACGCACAACAAAATATTCCTCAAATCGTTATCcggaataaatatttattagaaaAATGTGTTTGAATATTTTAGAACGATAGTACTATTTAATTAGACgttctaaattttaaaaaaataagaaaaagagtGTAATGGACCCAAGTATCAATATTGGGTTTGCTGTAGCCTGTAATAAATCACATATTTTTGTTATAGTACTcacaaaatacaaagaaaattaataaaatgaaatacaAATGAGACTTATGATGAGGGAAGGAACAACTTTAATCTTTTACTTTATAAGTAGGGAACACACAAGTGATTTTTCGGGTCGTGTCATGTGAATAAAGGCTAAGTTGCTCTGTAACCCAGCAGTGATATCCCATAATTCTTTTTGATTCAAGACAAATTCTTAAACCTAACCATTTTGATTCATCACTAACGAACGAAAcatacatattttagatttcTGAAGATTTATAATACTGCAATCATGGACCAGTAattataataaagaaaaaatggCAATCGAAAcagttcttttttgtttttaagattttaaatatataccatCTCTAAGGATTGTATTGTTCGTAGTCAGGACCAGCTTAATTGTGTCATGGGtgttggacaaaaaaaaaataatttctaaattattatttttctttacaaaatctgatagatatatgtttcttttaaaataccagaaacatttttaaaaataaatctatagaaacaaaaaaatactttcataaaaaaattggactattttcttatttttaatataaaaatatatgtattttaaaaaatatcggAATCTTATCTAATAAGAAATAGGGGGACAACGGATTGGGCCTGGGGTGGTTGCACCGCTCGCCCCTAGATAGCCGGCCTTGTTCGTAGTCGTCGGATGGTGTTGGTTAATGTAGTCGATGTGTATATCACTAATTACGTTCAAGTCCGACTGTATGTTGTTAAGAAAATAGATTAGAAAATTATAGCCTCTAAATTGAGGCAGAAACTAATCTGTTTTACTAATTTCACTTGGATAACTAATGATAAGTTAAGAGTTTTATGATTTCAGGTTTCAAAAATGTTATTtcgttatatttatttatactttctccaaaattttaaggctttcatatttttgaaaatgattaCAATATATACTAAGCACTTGTTAAAATTTTCACTAGAAACACCTGATAGATTTTAACTAAGCATGTTCCGAGAAATGATCCAGTATATACACATGAAGCTCATTTTAACCATTATGTTAATGACTTAATGTTAATATGGCAtagtatttattaaaaataggtaaataaaaagatgattggTGTTTGTGGGGACAGAGACATAGTCACATAAGCTGTCGAGAAAGACACGTGGCAATGATTACCAGTTGTCagactcctcctcctcctcttttaAACACActctcctcctctctctctcacaaaCTCACTTCCCCTCACCAAAAGCTTTTCTTCTTCAGACATGGAGACTTGGGAGAAGCCATCTTCTAGAGGTCACCACCGTAACCCTTCCTTCTCCTCCACTCTCCTCGACCATATCTACCGCTCCATCGACGACAACTCCCCTCCCTTAGAACCCACAAGGAAGAAGAAACCTCTCCATGAGGATCTCGACACTTCTCCAGACAAACTAGTCTTTCACCGCCGCTCAATAGCTGCTGACTTCGAAAGATCCAGGcgaaccaccaccaccgccgccgCCGCAGACTCTGTTTTCCTCAGATATTCCAACTCCACCTCCTCTGACTCAAGCGGACTCTCCTCCTCCGAGTCAGACTCCTTCTACGGACGTTCCAAATCCTCTGCATCTCCTCCGCAACCTAAACCAATCCGTACCTCCGCCGTGAGCTCCGGCGAGAGAACCAACACTAAACAAGAACTCGGTGGCTTCTTGAGAACCAAGTCAAAAGCGTTGAAGATCTACACCGACTTGAAAAAAGCGAAACAACCAATCTCTCCAGGAGGACGGCTCGCTACGTTCCTCAACTCGCTCTTCACCAACGCATCCACTAACCCTAAGAAGCCCAAGAAAAACACCACTTCCATCTCTGTCTTGTCGGAGACACAGTCATCCTCCACCACGTGCTCCTCAGCGTCGTCTTTCTCTAGGTCTTGCCTAAGCAAAACTCCCTCGTCTAGTGGAAAATCTAAAAGGTCCGTACGGTTCTGTCCGGTGAATGTGATCCTCGACGAAGATTCCTCCGTTTACATCCCTTGCGGTAACGACACCAAACGTTATCGCCAAGTTATGGAGGAGGAGAATCGTCGCGTTATCGAAGCGGCCAAGGATCTTATCAGAACGTACCAAAAGAACAAGGATCTTTTGGCCGTGACAACGTGCCATGAcgttgaagatgatgatgatgcggCGAGTTGTGCTAGCTCGGATCTGTTCGAGTTGGAGAATCTTTCGGCGATTGGGATCGAGCGGTATCAAGAAGAGTTACCAGTGTATGAGACCACTCGTTTAGATAATACTAATCGAGCCGTTGCTACAAGTTTAACTgtataataataatgttttagtTAAGTGGTTGGGGGTGATtagtgtattttttttcttatattgttcTTTCTTAAATTCTCTTATGTTAGTAACTTTTGTGTaacaatatatatgttaaatcaTGGTATATTTTTGGGTCATAACTATGCAGCTTAATTAGCTACTCTAATTACTGCGAGGTTTAATCTAATCTTTGATCTCTGACAAAGAAAAATAGAGGGAACCAAGTTTTTCTATTACATTCTCTGTCACCAACTAGAACAGCAAAGAGTCGTTGCCTTTTCTTTGTTTCTCAACCTTTTCTTTAAGAATGCTTAAAATTCCATAAGAAGATATTTGagtaaaaaacatataattaattaaaagttaaagaTTTGATTTGATGCTACTAATAATGATCAATAAGATGAGCGAACAACGTGGAAGAGACGTTGGTCTCAAATGTCATTGACAATAGTATCCAACATTTGATTCTTTTCTtgagtacttttttttttctgtttgaatTTGATAGGATTGGCTTGTCTTTCTCTAAGCATGGCTTAAGATTATAATGGTGGTTTACTACTCTCGAATGTTTAGTACTTACACACTAGCTTTCTTTCCACTTTACCATATCGTCGATGATTAAACAACATTATGATGAACgtggtatattttttttttttgttcaaaccttCATTCATTCATTTAAGCAACTAAAGTTCATCAGTACTAGCAATCTCAGAGAGACTGTTAGAGAGCTGAAACAAAGCATTTTTTGCCAGCCTATCAGCCGGTTCGTTACAAACACGAGAAATAAATCGAAACGAGATAGAGTTGAAGGAAGCACTCAACACGCCAATGTCATGGAGTATCCCTCTAATAGCAACCACAGCCTTGTTTCCTGTGATTATATCAATAAGACTTTTTGAATCCGATAAACAGATCACGTCTTTGATGCCAGAGAAAGCAGCCTTTGAGAGGCCTGCAAGTAACGCTAACGCTTCTGCTGCTAGGGCTGAGGCAATATAGCGTTTAGTCTCGGTTCCTTGGAAGCGGTAAGACCCTGCTGAGTTCGTACAAATCCAGCCAAGTCCACCTGCAAGAGAAGAAGCATTCCAGGCAGCATCCGAGTATAATATGCTAGCAACTTCCGGAACTTGATGAGAGTTCGAACTGACGTTGTCTTTATTTGAAACAGAGCTTTGTTTTCGGGGAGGCAGAGACTCTTGCCATTCCTTCGCTGCTCTAATCGCTTTTGCTAACATCTCTGTTTCTGAGAAAGACTTGTCTTCGAACAAGAACTGATTTCTGCTAGTCCACAAGACCCAAAGTAACCATGGGTATAAGGGTTTAGACAGACCTGTTGGTGGTAGATTTGTCATCCGGGAGCTCGATATAAGGAGGTCCTCCAACGAGTTGCAAACTGCTCGAGATGGAATTGCCATAGCTGGTACCAGGTCCCAGACTTTTCTCGCTATAGGGCACTCAAACATCACATGGAAAACAGATTCACTAGCTCCACATCTCTTACAGTTTCCTTCAACTTGCATTCCACGCCTAACCAGAGCTTCCCCTACTGCTAGAGCATTATTCTTCAGCTTCCATAAGAACTGTCTGATTTTTGGCGAGCATTCGACACTCCATACATAGCGTTTCCAGTTGAATGTTTGTACCGGGTCACCATTGT comes from the Brassica rapa cultivar Chiifu-401-42 chromosome A01, CAAS_Brap_v3.01, whole genome shotgun sequence genome and includes:
- the LOC103842430 gene encoding protein BIG GRAIN 1-like A; the encoded protein is METWEKPSSRGHHRNPSFSSTLLDHIYRSIDDNSPPLEPTRKKKPLHEDLDTSPDKLVFHRRSIAADFERSRRTTTTAAAADSVFLRYSNSTSSDSSGLSSSESDSFYGRSKSSASPPQPKPIRTSAVSSGERTNTKQELGGFLRTKSKALKIYTDLKKAKQPISPGGRLATFLNSLFTNASTNPKKPKKNTTSISVLSETQSSSTTCSSASSFSRSCLSKTPSSSGKSKRSVRFCPVNVILDEDSSVYIPCGNDTKRYRQVMEEENRRVIEAAKDLIRTYQKNKDLLAVTTCHDVEDDDDAASCASSDLFELENLSAIGIERYQEELPVYETTRLDNTNRAVATSLTV